One stretch of Caloenas nicobarica isolate bCalNic1 chromosome 2, bCalNic1.hap1, whole genome shotgun sequence DNA includes these proteins:
- the HUS1 gene encoding checkpoint protein HUS1, producing the protein MRFRAKIVDLACLNHFSRVINTIAKLAKTCTLRLTVSKLYFILSDKVANGGVSMWCELCQGNFFDEFQMEGVAAEHNEIYLELVPENLSRALKTAQSAKAVKIKLTNKHCPCLRVAVELPSLSSSSRIVTHDIPVGIIPRRLWNDFREPSVPDFDVSIYLPVLKTMKSIVERMKNLSNSIVIEANLSGEMNLKIETDLVSVTTHFKDLGNPAWASEDGCQSSAQDRDLESMAEARIDIKKLQQLLAGQQVNPTKAMCNIVSKRIVHFILLHEDVSLQYFIPALA; encoded by the exons ATGCGATTTCGGGCTAAGATCGTGGATCTCGCCTGCCTCAACCACTTCAGCC GTGTAATCAACACAATCGCCAAGTTAGCGAAGACCTGCACCCTGCGCCTTACTGTCAGCAAGCTTTATTTCATCCTCTCCGATAAAGTAGCAAATGGAGGTGTCAGTATGTGGTGTGAGCTGTGCCAG GGGAACTTCTTCGATGAATTTCAGATGGAAGGAGTAGCTGCAGAGCACAATGAAATCTATTTAGAGTTGGTGCCAGAAAACCTGTCGAGAGCATTAAAAACTGCCCAGAGTGCTAAGGCAGTGAAGATCAAGTTGACTAACAAACACTGTCCCTGTCTCAGAGTTGCTGTGGAGCTA CCATCCTTATCAAGCAGCAGTAGGATTGTGACACATGACATTCCTGTGGGGATTATTCCCAGAAGATTATGGAATGACTTCAGAGAGCCCAGTGTGCCAGACTTTGAT GTCAGTATTTACCTGCCAGTGCTGAAAACAATGAAGAGTATTGTGGAGAGAATGAAGAATCTCAGCAATTCCATT GTGATTGAagcaaacttgagtggagaaaTGAACTTGAAAATAGAAACTGACTTAGTATCTGTaacaacacattttaaagactTGGGAAATCCTGCTTGGG CATCAGAGGATGGATGTCAAAGTTCTGCTCAAGACAGAGATCTGGAAAGCATGGCTGAGGCACGCATAGACATCAAGAAACTGCAGCAGTTGCTTGCTGGACAGCAGGTCAATCCCACAAAAGCAATGTGCA aTATTGTAAGTAAAAGAATTGTCCACTTCATCTTGCTCCATGAGGATGTTTCGCTTCAGTATTTTATTCCAGCACTTGCCTGA